GCTTCTGCCGCCGGGCGCCGCCTCTGCCACGCAAGGCGCCATCCTCGAACTCGCCCCGGCACGAAACGCCCTGATGGCCGAAGTATCCGCGCGCATTTCAGCCCGGGGCGGCGCCGGTTTGTTCATCGATTATGGTTATCTGCAGCCGGGCGTCGGTGATACCTTGCAGGCGCTGAAGGACCATGTCTTCGATGACGTTCTGGCCCATCCCGGCGAAGCCGACCTGACCAGCCATGTCGATTTCGCCGCTCTTTCGGATGTCGCGCAGGCACATGGTCTGAGGGCGATGACTTCCACGCAAGGCTCTTTCCTGCTCGCCATGGGTCTTCTGGAACGCGCCGGAAATCTGGGCGCCAATGCAGACGAGGCCGGGCGCGATGCGATCTCCGCGCAGGTGGAACGGCTGGCCGGCCCCGACCAGATGGGCGACCTGTTCAAGGTTCTTGCCGTGCTGCCTGAAGACGTGGAGGACGTGGCTTTTCCGGCTGGAGATTGACACTCGCCTGTCTCCCGCCGCACTCTGGTTCACTGTGACGCGAACGGAAGCCCGCACAGCTCCCGCTTGACGAAACGGTCCGGGGAGACAACAAAGCCGCAATGGTGAATCAGAAAAAACCGGATCCGATCCGCTCTCCGCTACTGGACAAGGCCGGGACAGACGGCATCCGCCATGGCTATTTCACCCGCACAGGCGGCGTATCCGAAGGTATCTACCGCGGCCTCAACATCGGCACCGGATCGCAGGACGATCAGGCGCTGGTGGCTGAAAACCGCAGGCGCGTGGCCGATTGGATGGGTGTCGGCCCCGATCATCTGCTGACCGCCTGGCAGGTTCATTCGCCAGACGTCGTCGTGGCACGCGAGCCGTTCACTGGCGATCGCCCCAAGGCCGATGCCATCGTGACCGACCGGCCGGGCATTGCTGTCGGCGCCTCAACGGCGGATTGCGGTCCCGTACTGTTTGCCGACCCGCAGGCAGGGGTCGTCGGCGCCGCACACGCCGGCTGGAAAGGCGCGCTAACAGGTGTTCTGGAAAATACGATCGTTGCCATGGAAAGCCTTGGGGCGCGACGCGACGGCATCGTCGCCGTGCTCGGCCCTTCAATCAGCGGCAGGAATTATGAGGTCGGCCCGGAATTCCGCGATCGGTTCCTGTCCGCCGCACCCGCCAATGAGGGCTGGTTCATTCCTTCCGGCCGTGCGGACCATTTCCTGTTCGACCTCAACGGCTACACTGTAGAGCGTCTGCGCAACGCGGGCGTGACCGCCGAAGCTCTGGGACGCTGCACCTATGATGAGGAAGAGCTGTTCTATTCCTATCGCCGCACAACCCATCGAAACGAGCCGGACTATGGCCGGCAGGCCTCGGTGATCGTTCTGGAGAGGTAAGCAATCATGGCGCTGCATTTCGAACGCTCCGAATTCGATGCCCGCCGCGACCGGCTGATGATCGAGCTGGCTGAACGCAAGCTCGACGCGATCCTGCTGTTCGCGCAGGAAAGCATGTACTGGCTGACCGGCTACGACACCTTCGGCTTCTGCTTCTTCCAGTGCCTAGTCGTGAAGGCCGATGGTTCCATGACGCTGCTGACGCGCTCTGCCGATCTGCGTCAGGCACGCAACACTTCCATCATCGAAAACGTCGTGCTGTGGACCGACCGCGAGGGTGCCAATCCGGCCATAGACCTGCGCAACCTGCTCAACGAGCTGGACCTGCTCGGCGCGCGCATCGGCGTCGAATACGATACGCACGGCCTTACCGCCTATAACGGCCGCCGGCTGGACGAGCAGCTGCAGACCTTCGGCCAGATTGCCGATGCCTCCGGCATTGTCGGGCGCCTGAGGCTTTTCAAGAGCCCGGCCGAGATCCTCAAAGTTGAAAAAGCAGCCGCTCTGTCCGATGATGCCCTAGACGCGGCCCTTCCGCTTGTTAAGCAGGGCGGAGACGAGGCGGCCATCCTCGCCGCGATGCAGGGCACCGTTCTTGCCGGCGGCGGCGACTATCCCGCCAATGAATTCATCGTCGGTTCCGGACCGGACGCCCTGTTGTGCCGCTACAAGGCCGGCCGCCGCAAGCTGAACAAGAACGACCAGCTTACGCTGGAATGGGCCGGCGTCTTTCATCATTATCATGCGCCGATGATGTGCACAGTGCTTACCGGCAAGGCGTCCAAACGCCATCAGGAGCTTTTCGAGGCCTCGCAGGCTGCCCTGCTCGCCATCGAGAAAACGCTTACGCCCGACAACACATTCGGTGATGTTTTCGACGCCCATGCCCGGACAATGGAAGCGCACGGGCTGACGAGGCACCGGCTCAACGCCTGCGGCTATTCGGTCGGCGCACGCTTTGCCCCGTCCTGGATGGACATGCCCATGTTCTATCAGGGCAATCAGGAGCCTATCGCTCCCAACATGACGCTATTCGCCCATGTGATCATCATGGATTCGGAAACCGAGACGGCAATGACGCTCGGACGAACCTATCTCACCACCGAATCTCATGCCCGGTCTCTGTCGCGTCATGATCTCGACTTGATCGTGAAGTGATACGTTCCATCCCGGGATATGTATGATCCCGCGGCGTATGGAGTATTGAGGGACATGAGCCGAAGATCCCTGTCGAGCTTGTTTTTGGTGGCACTGACCGTTTCGGCCTGCAACAGTTCAAGCGTGCTCGATCCGTCCTCTGCTTCCCCCGGCCCCGCGACATCGACTGCCGCAGGCACCGCATCTGCGCCCCCCTCACTTCAGCCGCAAGCCGGCAACAGCAGGGTGAGGCTTCAGGTTGCTCCGATCGTCGGTGCATCGGTGGAGGCAGCGGGGCCTCTGATGGAAGCACTTCAGCAGCAGGCGCGCCAGCGCGGCATAACACTGACCGGCAGTTCCGGTCAGAGTGCGACCCACGTCCTGAAAGGCTATTTTTCCGTTCTGACCGAGGAAGGTCAGACCACAGTCATCTACGTCTGGGACGTCTACGATCCGGCCGGAAGCCGCCTGCACCGCATCTCTGGTCAGCAGAAGGCGCCTACGGTGAATTCAGCCGAAGGCTGGCCCGGCGTAGCACCGGCCACGCTCGGTTCCATTGCCGACACGACCATCGACCAGCTCTCGGGCTGGCTGGGCAGTCAGTCTGTGCAGGAGTGATGCGATCATATCGCCTGCGACATTTTCCCTGCGCCTTAATGGCCATATATGCCCGGAATCTTGGGATTTGCGCGGAGAATCCAGTTTGCAACGCTTGCAATACTGACCAAGGCGGCTAAAAACCCCCTAAATTTTTCTCCGGGAACAAGACATGAAACTCTTTGCGGGCAATTCCAACAGGGTGCTGGCCGAGGCGGTCGCCCGCTATCTGAACATTCCCCTCGGCAAGGCCAGTGTGCGCCGCTTCGCCGATCAGGAAATTTTCGTCGAGATTCAGGAGAATGTGCGTGGTGAAGACGTCTTCGTCCTTCAGTCCACCTCCTACCCGACCAACGATCATCTGATGGAATTGCTCATCATGATCGACGCGTTCATGCGCTCCTCGGCGCGTCGCATCACCGCCGTCATTCCCTATTTCGGCTACGCTCGTCAGGACCGCCGCGCATCGGGCCGCACCCCGATCTCGGCCAAGCTGGTCGCCAACATGATCACCCGCGCCGGCGCCAGCCGCGTGCTGACGCTCGATCTCCACGCCGGCCAGATCCAGGGCTTCTTCGACATCCCTACCGACAACCTGTTCTCGGTTCCGGTGATGGCACGCGATGTGAAGGCCAAGTACAAACAGCTCAACAACGTCATGGTCGTGTCTCCCGATACGGGTGGCGTGGTGCGCGCCCGCGCGCTGGCCAAGCGCCTGGACGCACAGCTTGCCATCGTCGACAAGCGCCGCGAACGGCCGGGCGAATCCGAAGTCATGAACGTCATCGGTGACGTCCATGGCAAGGATTGCCTGCTGATCGATGACATCGTCGATTCCGGCGGAACGCTCTGCAACGCAGCAGACGCCCTTCTGGAAAAAGGCGCGACCAGCGTCACCGCCTATATCACCCATGGTGTGCTTTCCGGAGGTGCGGCAGCCCGAATTGCCGGCTCGCGCCTGCAGGAGCTCGTCATTACCGATTCCATCGAGCCAACTCAGGCCGCACTGGACGCGCCGAACATCCGCACCATCACAATCGCCGATCTTCTTGGCGAGGCGATCTCGCGCACGGCCTCCGAGCAGTCGGTTTCAAGCCTCTTCGACTGATACCGGTCCTTTTTCGTCACAAATGAATGCCGCCGTTTTTCGCGAACGACGTCATCTGGTGGCCTGCATCCGTTCAGATGACCAGTTCCTGCCGCAGCGGCCGCTCCGCCTCGAAGGATCGGCGCAGATAGTTGCGCGGCGACGCACCCAACATGCGCTTGAACATGGTGGTGAACGCCGGCACGCTGTCATAGCCGAGGTCCAGCGCCACACTGGTGATCGGCTCTCCATCGGCCAGCCGCGGCAAGGCCGCAAACAGCAACGCCTGCTGGCGCCATGTCGAGAGCGACAGCCCCGTTTCCCGGTGAAAGGTGCGGGTGAATGACCGCCGGCTCATACCCAGCAATTCCGCCCAGTCGTCGATGGTCGTGTGCGGCGAAGGCTCTGCAAGAAAGCGCCGGCACAGCGCAGCGATACGCGGATCGGACGGAAAAGTGAGTCCGAGAGGCCGCTCAGGAAGACGCGGAATTTCAAGCAGCAGAAGGTTCAGCAGCAGAATCCTCCGCTCCGATGGGGCGGACTGAGCAGGTTTCTGAACCGCCTCGATGATGAGGCTGCGCATCAGATCGCTGACCGCGACGACCCGCAGCCGCGAGGGAAGCCCTTCGATCGCATCGGGGAGCACATAGACGGAGCGCATGCTGACGTCGCCCAGCATTTCCACCGAATGCACGATGCCGGCCGGAACCCACATGGCATGGTCCGGCGGCACGATCCATCGCCCGAATTTCGTCTTGATCAGCACCACGCCATGCAGCGCATGCAGAAGTTGCGCCCGGTCGTGGTCATGCTCGGGCACCCGATAGCCGTCCGGATATTCGCAAGGCAGCGCGACGATGTGATCGCTTTTCTGCTCCAGCCACCGAAGCCGGCGCATATGCATTTCAAACATTGAAACGTCGCCGTTACCGGCAGGGGTCTCTTCTTTAGGCATCACAATTGGCCCACTTGCGAAAGTAATGGACCAAACCACGAAAGAACCCCCGACACAACAGGATTATAAGCCCCGCAAGACCTTGCGTATTGCCTGAGTGCACGGAGCCTTGCCTTGACCGATACAGCCCTTCCCGCCCAACGCGTCTCCGGAACCGGCACGGCACTCACCGTGATTCTGGCGGTGAGCCTGTGTCACGGCATCAACGACATCATGCAGTCGCTGCTCTCGGCGATCTATCCGCTGCTCAAGGACAATTATGGCCTCGATTTCTGGCAGATCGGCCTTCTGACATTCACCTTCCAGCTCACAGCTTCGCTGCTGCAGCCGGTGGTGGGCCTGATCACCGACAAGAAACCCATGCCCTTTTCTCTTTCATTCGGCATGATGTCTTCTCTGATCGGGCTGATCATCCTTGCCTATGCCGGGCACTATTGGGTGCTGCTGGCCGGCGCGTCTCTGATCGGCATCGGCTCCTCCATATTCCACCCGGAAGCCTCGCGCATCGCCCGCCTCGCGTCCGGCGGCCGTCACGGTCTGGCGCAGTCGCTGTTCCAGGTGGGCGGCAATGCGGGTCAGGCCATTGGCCCTCTTCTGGCGGCTTTCGTCGTTGTGCCATACGGCCAGAGCAGCATTGCGTGGTTCGCGCTCGCTTCGCTGCTCGGCATCGTCATTCTTTACCGGGTCGGCAACTGGTACAAGCAGTTGCAGGCGAGAACGGCTTCCGCCACAAAATCGGATGCCCCCATCATGACGCTGCCGCGCAAGCGCGTTGCCTGGGCGCTCACCATCCTGACCATTCTGGTCCTGTCCAAGAATGCCTACATGGCGGGGCTTTCCAGCTACTACACCTTCTATGTGATCGAAAAATTCGGCGTGTCTGTGCAGATGTCGCAGATCCTCCTCTTCGCTTTCCTTGGCGCCTGTGCGCTCGGCATCCTGTTCGGTGGCCCTTTCGGCGACCGTTTCGGACAGAAGGCCATGATCTGGTTCTCCATCATCGGCGTGATTCCCTTCACGTTGGCCCTGCCCTACGCGAACTTCGAATGGACGATCATTCTCACCATCGTCATTGGCCTGATCATGTCTTCTGCTTTCTCCAACATCGTGGTGTTTGCGCAGGAACTGGTTCCGGGACGCGTTGGCATGATTGCCGGCATCTTCTTCGGCTTTGCATTCGGCATGGGCGGCATTGCTGCAGCCCTGCTGGGCATCGTCGCAGACGCGAAGGGTATCGAATACGTCTACCATGCCTGCTCATATCTGCCGCTGATCGGTCTTCTGACCGTCTTCCTTCCCAGCACGAAGACAAAGCGGGCCGCCTGAGCAAAACAGCGCAGGATCGCTGGCTTTTCGCCAGCGGCCTTGCGTGAGAAGGCCCCTTCCGTTATAGAGCCGCCAGCCGCGTAGACACCCTTGGAGGCAACGCGGTCGAAGCCCGCCTTCCCGCACTGCCATTGCCTGCCCCGCAGGCGAAGACAAAACTCGGGACGCCGCGTCTTCCCGTCTGTTTCGGGCACGCCCGCTGCAGACGCTCCGCACATTAAGAAAGGAAATGCCATGAGCACCAGCTACGAGCTCAAGGCCGAGACGCGCGAAAGGGTCGGTAAGGGGTCCGCCCGTGCCATTCGCCGTGACGGCAAGATTCCCGCAGTTATCTATGGCGACAAGCAGCCTCCCCTGGCGATCACCTTGTCGTACAAGGACATCTTCTACAAGATCCATGGCGGCGGCTTCATGACCACCGTTGCCACGATCGACGTGGACGGACAGAAGATCCGCGTCCTGCCCAAGGACTACCAGCTTGACGCCATTCGCGACTTCCCGCTGCATGTCGACTTCCTGCGCGTGAGCGCGAAGTCGGAAGTCACCGTGAACATCCCGGTCCACTTCATCAACGAAGAGAAGTCGCCCGGCCTGAAGCGCGGTGGCGTGCTCAACGTCGTGCGCCACGAAGTCGAGTTCGTCTGCCCGGCCAACGCCATCCCGGATTCGATCACCATCGATCTGGAAGGCACCGAGATCGGTGACGTCATCCACATCTCTTCGATCAAGCTGCCGAAAGGCATCACGCCCCTCATCGCCGACCGCGACTTCACCGTGGCCACGGTTGCCGGCTCTGCCGCTGCCAAGTCCGAGGCCGACGGCGAAGAAGCTGCGGACAGCGAAGAGAAGTAAATCTCAGTGCCCGGAGACTGACGATGCTGCTCTTTGTGGGCCTCGGCAACCCGGGCGCGAAATATGCAAACAACCGGCACAATGTCGGTTTCATGGCGGCGGACGCGATTGCCCGCCGCCATTCCTTTTCGCCCTGGTCGCGCAAGTTTCAGGCCGAGATTGCCGAAGGCAGGCTTGAAGGCGAGAAGGTGCTGCTCATCAAGCCGCAGACCTTCATGAACCTGTCCGGCCAGTCGGTGGGTGAAGCCCTTCGCTTCTACAAACTCGATGCCTCCGCGGTCACCGTGTTTTACGACGAGATCGATCTTGAACCCGGCAAGGTTCGGGTGAAGAAGGGCGGCGGCGCCGGCGGCCACAACGGCATCCGCTCCCTCGACCAGCATATCGGCAAGGACTACCGCCGGGTTCGCATCGGCGTCGGCCATCCGGGCGTCCGGGAAATGGTGCACGGCCACGTCCTCGGCGATTTCTCGAAGAGTGACCGCGAATGGCTGGACGTATTGATCGAGGCGATTGGCGACAATGCAGCCCTCATAGCAAAGGGTGACGACAATTCCTTCATGAACCGGGTTACGCTGACACTGCGCGACAAGCTTCAGCCGACCGGTGAGAACGACACTCCACCGCCGAAGAAAGCAGCGCCCAAGGCGCAGAGCCATATCCGGCAGGCCCGTCAGAACGCGCCAGCCGTGAAGGTGCCGGAAAACGGCCCCATGGCCGCGATGCTCAGGAAGCTTCTGGGCAAGGAA
This genomic stretch from Aquamicrobium lusatiense harbors:
- the pgeF gene encoding peptidoglycan editing factor PgeF, which produces MVNQKKPDPIRSPLLDKAGTDGIRHGYFTRTGGVSEGIYRGLNIGTGSQDDQALVAENRRRVADWMGVGPDHLLTAWQVHSPDVVVAREPFTGDRPKADAIVTDRPGIAVGASTADCGPVLFADPQAGVVGAAHAGWKGALTGVLENTIVAMESLGARRDGIVAVLGPSISGRNYEVGPEFRDRFLSAAPANEGWFIPSGRADHFLFDLNGYTVERLRNAGVTAEALGRCTYDEEELFYSYRRTTHRNEPDYGRQASVIVLER
- a CDS encoding AraC family transcriptional regulator, with product MFEMHMRRLRWLEQKSDHIVALPCEYPDGYRVPEHDHDRAQLLHALHGVVLIKTKFGRWIVPPDHAMWVPAGIVHSVEMLGDVSMRSVYVLPDAIEGLPSRLRVVAVSDLMRSLIIEAVQKPAQSAPSERRILLLNLLLLEIPRLPERPLGLTFPSDPRIAALCRRFLAEPSPHTTIDDWAELLGMSRRSFTRTFHRETGLSLSTWRQQALLFAALPRLADGEPITSVALDLGYDSVPAFTTMFKRMLGASPRNYLRRSFEAERPLRQELVI
- a CDS encoding 50S ribosomal protein L25/general stress protein Ctc — its product is MSTSYELKAETRERVGKGSARAIRRDGKIPAVIYGDKQPPLAITLSYKDIFYKIHGGGFMTTVATIDVDGQKIRVLPKDYQLDAIRDFPLHVDFLRVSAKSEVTVNIPVHFINEEKSPGLKRGGVLNVVRHEVEFVCPANAIPDSITIDLEGTEIGDVIHISSIKLPKGITPLIADRDFTVATVAGSAAAKSEADGEEAADSEEK
- a CDS encoding ribose-phosphate pyrophosphokinase encodes the protein MKLFAGNSNRVLAEAVARYLNIPLGKASVRRFADQEIFVEIQENVRGEDVFVLQSTSYPTNDHLMELLIMIDAFMRSSARRITAVIPYFGYARQDRRASGRTPISAKLVANMITRAGASRVLTLDLHAGQIQGFFDIPTDNLFSVPVMARDVKAKYKQLNNVMVVSPDTGGVVRARALAKRLDAQLAIVDKRRERPGESEVMNVIGDVHGKDCLLIDDIVDSGGTLCNAADALLEKGATSVTAYITHGVLSGGAAARIAGSRLQELVITDSIEPTQAALDAPNIRTITIADLLGEAISRTASEQSVSSLFD
- the pth gene encoding aminoacyl-tRNA hydrolase, giving the protein MLLFVGLGNPGAKYANNRHNVGFMAADAIARRHSFSPWSRKFQAEIAEGRLEGEKVLLIKPQTFMNLSGQSVGEALRFYKLDASAVTVFYDEIDLEPGKVRVKKGGGAGGHNGIRSLDQHIGKDYRRVRIGVGHPGVREMVHGHVLGDFSKSDREWLDVLIEAIGDNAALIAKGDDNSFMNRVTLTLRDKLQPTGENDTPPPKKAAPKAQSHIRQARQNAPAVKVPENGPMAAMLRKLLGKE
- a CDS encoding M24 family metallopeptidase gives rise to the protein MALHFERSEFDARRDRLMIELAERKLDAILLFAQESMYWLTGYDTFGFCFFQCLVVKADGSMTLLTRSADLRQARNTSIIENVVLWTDREGANPAIDLRNLLNELDLLGARIGVEYDTHGLTAYNGRRLDEQLQTFGQIADASGIVGRLRLFKSPAEILKVEKAAALSDDALDAALPLVKQGGDEAAILAAMQGTVLAGGGDYPANEFIVGSGPDALLCRYKAGRRKLNKNDQLTLEWAGVFHHYHAPMMCTVLTGKASKRHQELFEASQAALLAIEKTLTPDNTFGDVFDAHARTMEAHGLTRHRLNACGYSVGARFAPSWMDMPMFYQGNQEPIAPNMTLFAHVIIMDSETETAMTLGRTYLTTESHARSLSRHDLDLIVK
- a CDS encoding MFS transporter; its protein translation is MTDTALPAQRVSGTGTALTVILAVSLCHGINDIMQSLLSAIYPLLKDNYGLDFWQIGLLTFTFQLTASLLQPVVGLITDKKPMPFSLSFGMMSSLIGLIILAYAGHYWVLLAGASLIGIGSSIFHPEASRIARLASGGRHGLAQSLFQVGGNAGQAIGPLLAAFVVVPYGQSSIAWFALASLLGIVILYRVGNWYKQLQARTASATKSDAPIMTLPRKRVAWALTILTILVLSKNAYMAGLSSYYTFYVIEKFGVSVQMSQILLFAFLGACALGILFGGPFGDRFGQKAMIWFSIIGVIPFTLALPYANFEWTIILTIVIGLIMSSAFSNIVVFAQELVPGRVGMIAGIFFGFAFGMGGIAAALLGIVADAKGIEYVYHACSYLPLIGLLTVFLPSTKTKRAA